A stretch of Candidatus Bipolaricaulota bacterium DNA encodes these proteins:
- a CDS encoding YifB family Mg chelatase-like AAA ATPase, producing MYSRINSCATLGLECQLVEVETAISSQVRKFIIVGLPDAAVQEARERVYLAIKNSGLEFPKRKVTINLAPADIKKEGPSFDLAMAIGILTADGQLKNELSDSLFAGELSLDGQIRHVNGILPIALFAKENNYKKLFIPAANAGEAGLISGIEIYPAQDLNQLFDHFSGKNPIAPAEPLKNISAANLVFDSDMVHVKGQEHAKRALEIAAAGAHNVLMSGPPGSGKTLLAKTMPSILPPMSEAEILEVTKMYSVAGLLKKDNFLISSRPFRSPHHTSSSVALVGGGKFPKPGEISLSHRGILFLDELPEFPRSVLESLRQPLEDGVISISRAQGTITYPANFTLIASQNPCPCGYYNDPDKPCSCSSSQIIRYQKKISGPIIDRIDIHLDVPRIKFEKLQSDDGSENSEKIRQRVIAAVVIQRQRFENSPLRFNSEMRPQEIKKFCALDNASLELLKSAVQKLHLSPRSYHRVLKISRTIADLESKTNIEANHVAEALQYRPKS from the coding sequence ATGTATTCTAGAATAAATTCCTGCGCCACGCTCGGACTTGAGTGCCAATTGGTTGAAGTCGAAACCGCCATTTCCAGCCAAGTGAGGAAATTCATCATTGTCGGACTGCCCGACGCGGCCGTGCAAGAAGCTCGCGAGCGGGTTTATTTGGCCATAAAAAATTCAGGATTGGAATTTCCCAAAAGAAAGGTGACGATCAATCTGGCGCCCGCTGATATAAAAAAGGAAGGCCCGTCTTTTGACTTGGCCATGGCCATCGGCATTCTGACCGCTGACGGCCAGCTAAAAAACGAACTAAGCGACAGCCTGTTCGCTGGCGAATTGTCGCTCGACGGCCAAATCAGGCACGTCAACGGCATTTTGCCCATCGCGCTTTTCGCCAAAGAGAACAATTACAAAAAACTATTCATCCCAGCGGCCAATGCCGGCGAGGCCGGCTTGATTTCCGGCATTGAAATCTATCCGGCGCAAGATTTGAATCAGCTTTTCGACCACTTTTCCGGAAAAAATCCGATCGCTCCGGCCGAGCCGCTGAAAAACATTTCCGCCGCCAATCTTGTTTTCGACAGCGACATGGTTCATGTCAAAGGCCAAGAACACGCCAAAAGAGCTTTGGAAATAGCGGCCGCCGGCGCCCATAACGTACTGATGAGCGGGCCGCCCGGCTCGGGCAAAACCTTGCTGGCCAAAACCATGCCATCCATATTGCCGCCCATGAGCGAAGCGGAAATTCTGGAAGTGACAAAAATGTATTCGGTGGCCGGCCTGCTGAAAAAAGACAATTTTCTTATTTCTTCCCGGCCTTTCCGGTCTCCGCACCACACCTCTTCCAGCGTGGCCTTGGTGGGCGGCGGAAAATTTCCCAAACCCGGAGAAATCAGCCTCTCTCACCGCGGCATTTTATTTTTGGACGAATTGCCCGAATTCCCCAGAAGCGTTTTGGAAAGCCTGCGGCAACCGCTCGAAGATGGCGTCATTTCAATCTCACGCGCGCAAGGCACCATCACTTATCCGGCGAATTTCACGCTCATCGCCAGCCAAAATCCCTGTCCCTGCGGCTACTACAACGATCCGGACAAACCCTGCTCATGCTCATCTTCGCAAATCATCAGGTATCAGAAAAAAATCTCCGGCCCGATCATTGATCGCATTGATATTCACCTTGACGTGCCCAGAATCAAATTTGAAAAACTACAATCCGATGACGGCTCTGAAAATTCCGAAAAAATAAGACAACGAGTGATCGCGGCCGTGGTCATCCAGCGCCAACGATTTGAAAATTCCCCGCTCAGATTCAATTCAGAAATGCGGCCGCAGGAAATAAAAAAATTCTGCGCCTTGGACAACGCCTCGCTGGAATTGTTGAAATCGGCCGTGCAAAAATTGCATTTGTCTCCCAGATCTTATCACCGCGTGTTAAAAATATCGCGAACCATCGCGGATCTGGAAAGCAAAACAAACATTGAAGCGAATCACGTGGCCGAAGCGTTGCAGTACAGACCTAAATCCTGA
- a CDS encoding GAP family protein, with protein MFDSLTISTVLGAAAIDSINPCAIAVLVFLLTFLSVLKKPKQMLSVGLVYIFFVYLTYFLAGIGLMAALGLASNTLTITIYRLSAVLLIFLGLINIKDFFWYGKGLSLSIPESKKPLIEKYVRKASLPAAIVLGVLVSAFELPCTGGVYIAILSLLAVNASYLNGVLYLLLYNLIFVLPLIIILMLVYFGYSSKKLEELRKKSRSWLRLIIGLAMLVFGIMILTGII; from the coding sequence ATGTTTGACTCATTGACGATTTCGACAGTGCTCGGCGCCGCGGCCATTGACTCCATCAATCCGTGCGCCATTGCCGTACTGGTTTTTTTGTTAACCTTTTTAAGCGTTTTAAAAAAACCGAAACAAATGCTGTCCGTCGGGTTGGTTTATATTTTCTTCGTTTATCTAACTTATTTTCTGGCCGGCATCGGCTTGATGGCCGCGCTGGGTCTCGCTTCCAATACTCTCACCATTACCATCTATCGTTTGTCAGCCGTGTTATTGATATTTTTGGGCCTGATCAACATCAAAGATTTTTTCTGGTATGGCAAAGGCTTGTCTTTAAGCATTCCGGAGAGCAAAAAACCGTTAATAGAAAAATATGTTAGAAAAGCGAGTTTGCCCGCGGCGATTGTGCTGGGCGTTTTGGTTTCCGCGTTCGAGCTTCCTTGCACCGGAGGAGTATATATCGCCATCTTGTCTCTTTTGGCCGTAAATGCTTCCTATTTGAACGGGGTGCTTTACCTGTTGCTCTATAATTTGATTTTCGTTTTGCCGCTGATAATAATCTTGATGCTCGTCTATTTCGGTTATTCCTCTAAAAAGCTGGAAGAACTGCGCAAGAAAAGCCGCTCTTGGCTGAGATTGATCATCGGCCTGGCCATGCTGGTTTTCGGCATCATGATTTTAACGGGAATTATTTAA
- the lspA gene encoding signal peptidase II, translated as MSFNKTKLSVFIIPFVLLLLDQLSKYLVLSKIQREFFLIDLSYFKFSISLVKNENLAFSIPLPQVLIFLIVGILLVAIVFFLIRTFQKGQSLSVLSLSLIFCGATSNLIDRIIHGAVIDFFSIQLANWSFAVFNLADTFIVCGALILIFKESFAVREIKK; from the coding sequence ATGTCTTTCAACAAAACAAAATTATCTGTTTTCATCATACCCTTTGTCTTGTTACTGCTAGATCAACTGTCAAAGTATCTAGTTCTGTCAAAAATTCAAAGGGAATTTTTTTTAATCGATCTAAGTTATTTTAAATTCTCAATAAGTCTCGTTAAAAACGAAAACTTGGCGTTCAGTATCCCGTTGCCGCAGGTTTTGATTTTTCTGATAGTGGGAATACTGCTGGTCGCGATCGTCTTTTTCCTCATCCGAACGTTTCAAAAAGGACAAAGCCTGTCCGTATTGTCTTTATCTTTAATTTTTTGCGGAGCGACATCCAATTTAATAGACAGGATCATTCACGGGGCGGTCATCGATTTTTTTTCGATTCAACTGGCTAATTGGAGTTTCGCCGTGTTCAATCTCGCCGATACTTTTATCGTCTGCGGCGCGCTGATCCTGATATTCAAAGAATCTTTCGCGGTTAGAGAAATCAAAAAATAA
- a CDS encoding TraR/DksA family transcriptional regulator yields the protein MDNKVIEQIKQNLVEQKANLENELAKFAHPSKNDPTDYQADFPDYGNDETENTNEVATYDVNLSLEATLEKELRDVNKALDRIEKGTYGTCKYCKQEIDDKRLLARPTSSACISCKTKLKSL from the coding sequence ATGGATAACAAGGTTATTGAACAAATCAAACAAAATCTGGTGGAACAAAAAGCCAATCTGGAAAACGAATTGGCCAAATTCGCTCATCCGAGCAAAAACGACCCGACGGATTATCAGGCGGATTTTCCGGATTATGGCAATGACGAAACGGAAAACACCAATGAGGTCGCTACCTATGACGTAAATTTGTCACTCGAAGCGACTCTTGAAAAAGAATTGAGAGACGTCAATAAAGCTTTGGACCGAATCGAAAAAGGAACATACGGCACCTGCAAATATTGCAAACAAGAAATAGACGACAAAAGGCTTTTGGCCAGACCGACGTCGAGCGCCTGCATATCGTGTAAAACAAAACTCAAATCGTTATAG
- the pnp gene encoding polyribonucleotide nucleotidyltransferase, translating into MLFFNKKNEDGKDDGVHRFETEFGGKQLIVEVGKLALQANASCTVQYGDTVVLATATMGKEPRDGIDYFPLMVDYEEKFYAAGKIKGSRYIKREGRPSDEAVLNGRMIDRALRPLFDKTIKNDVQIIITVLSTDGENDPDVVSLIAASIAVHISDIPWAGPVAGIRIGQIDGEWLINGSHEARGKSILDLVVGTTMDKVIMVDAESREAGEDMVYQAFEFAVKHTKKLISFIDEIRDAVGKEKQSLTIMSEEDELTEDEKLSEESFQQLVEESKEFLRSQLDSYVFNIPKGSKRERKEMMGKLQDVLEAHLIEKQVGKEKRNKLIKNTFFSFIEEEISRAILEKNIRVDGRGADDIRHLDGEVGLLKRTHGSGLFTRGETQVLSIVTLGAPGDEQTFEGMEESGKKNFMHHYNFPPFSVGEAGPMRGPGRRDIGHGSIAERAIKNLLPEKEKFPYTIRVVSEVLSSNGSSSMAATCGSTLALMDAGVPLEKPVAGIAMGLASDDQGRFKVITDLQDLEDGDGGMDFKIAGTRDGITCIQMDTKTHGLTLDIVKETLSKSKDARHKILDVIEETIKEPRQELSSYAPRILTMQINPDKIRDVIGPGGKIINEIIDATGVSIDIEQDGMVFITSESAEGMDRAQKWIEDLTKEAKIGDIYEGKVSRLFEFGAMVEIFANQEGLVHISEIAPYRVNKVTDKLKVGQVVKVKVVSIDEQGRVNLSIKALLPKEDNQEHAQPRSHK; encoded by the coding sequence ATGTTGTTTTTCAACAAGAAAAATGAAGACGGCAAGGACGATGGCGTCCACCGCTTTGAAACCGAATTCGGCGGCAAACAATTGATTGTCGAAGTCGGCAAACTGGCGCTTCAAGCGAATGCCAGCTGCACCGTTCAGTACGGAGATACCGTGGTCTTGGCCACGGCCACCATGGGCAAGGAACCCAGAGATGGCATTGATTATTTCCCGCTGATGGTCGATTACGAAGAAAAATTTTACGCGGCCGGAAAAATCAAAGGATCAAGATATATCAAACGAGAAGGACGTCCGTCGGACGAAGCGGTTTTAAATGGCCGCATGATTGATCGCGCGCTCAGACCGCTTTTCGACAAAACGATTAAAAACGACGTGCAAATAATCATCACCGTGCTGTCCACGGACGGAGAAAACGACCCGGATGTCGTTTCACTGATCGCCGCGTCGATCGCCGTTCATATCTCGGACATTCCTTGGGCGGGCCCCGTGGCCGGCATTCGCATCGGCCAAATTGATGGCGAATGGCTGATCAACGGCTCTCATGAAGCGCGAGGAAAATCGATTCTCGACTTGGTCGTGGGCACCACCATGGATAAAGTCATCATGGTCGACGCCGAATCAAGGGAAGCCGGTGAGGACATGGTTTATCAAGCTTTTGAATTCGCGGTTAAGCATACCAAAAAATTAATTTCTTTTATCGATGAAATCAGAGATGCTGTGGGCAAAGAAAAACAATCATTGACTATCATGAGCGAAGAGGATGAACTGACCGAAGACGAAAAACTTTCTGAAGAAAGTTTTCAACAATTGGTCGAAGAGTCGAAAGAATTCTTGCGCTCTCAGCTCGATTCCTATGTTTTCAATATCCCCAAAGGCAGTAAACGCGAAAGAAAAGAAATGATGGGCAAACTTCAAGACGTCTTGGAGGCTCATTTGATCGAAAAACAAGTTGGCAAGGAAAAAAGAAATAAACTCATTAAAAATACGTTCTTTTCTTTTATCGAAGAAGAAATCTCAAGAGCCATTCTGGAAAAAAACATCAGGGTGGACGGTCGCGGCGCTGACGACATCAGACATCTCGACGGCGAGGTAGGTCTCTTGAAAAGAACTCACGGCAGCGGCCTTTTTACTCGCGGCGAAACGCAAGTGCTGTCCATCGTGACTCTGGGCGCTCCCGGAGATGAACAAACGTTCGAGGGCATGGAGGAAAGCGGCAAGAAAAATTTCATGCATCATTATAACTTCCCTCCATTTTCCGTGGGAGAAGCCGGGCCGATGAGAGGACCGGGACGAAGAGACATCGGACACGGATCAATCGCCGAGCGGGCCATAAAAAATTTATTGCCGGAAAAAGAAAAATTCCCTTATACGATTCGCGTGGTCTCGGAAGTGCTCAGTTCCAACGGCTCAAGCTCCATGGCCGCTACCTGCGGTTCAACATTAGCACTGATGGACGCGGGAGTTCCTCTTGAAAAACCGGTTGCCGGTATTGCCATGGGGCTGGCTTCCGACGATCAAGGCCGCTTCAAGGTAATAACCGATTTGCAAGACCTCGAAGACGGCGATGGCGGCATGGATTTCAAGATCGCCGGCACGAGAGACGGCATTACCTGCATTCAAATGGACACGAAAACACACGGACTAACGCTCGATATAGTCAAAGAAACTTTATCGAAGTCAAAGGATGCCCGTCATAAAATTTTGGATGTAATCGAGGAAACGATCAAGGAACCACGACAAGAACTCTCCTCTTACGCGCCCAGAATATTGACCATGCAAATCAATCCGGATAAAATCAGGGATGTCATCGGACCCGGCGGCAAAATCATCAATGAAATCATTGACGCGACGGGCGTTAGCATCGATATCGAACAGGACGGTATGGTCTTTATCACTTCGGAATCGGCGGAAGGAATGGATCGCGCCCAAAAATGGATTGAAGATTTGACCAAAGAAGCCAAAATCGGAGATATTTACGAAGGTAAAGTCTCAAGATTATTTGAATTTGGAGCTATGGTGGAAATTTTCGCCAACCAAGAAGGGCTGGTTCATATCTCGGAAATAGCGCCTTACCGAGTTAATAAGGTGACTGACAAACTGAAAGTCGGCCAAGTCGTCAAAGTTAAAGTGGTCAGCATTGACGAACAAGGCCGAGTTAATTTATCAATAAAAGCATTACTTCCAAAAGAAGACAACCAAGAGCATGCCCAGCCTAGATCTCATAAATAA
- a CDS encoding NYN domain-containing protein: protein MIKHKDQRIGVFVDVQNMYYSAKNLYGKKVNFEEILRSAIAGRKLIRSLAYVIKAQTKEEQAFFDALSKQGFEVTMKDLQVFPGGMKKGDWDVGIAVDTIKLADKLDVVVLVTGDGDFRPLVTYLQENKGCLVEIIAFGETTSNKLVEVSDDFTDLSKNKPRYLLRK from the coding sequence ATGATCAAACACAAAGATCAAAGAATCGGCGTTTTCGTCGATGTTCAAAACATGTATTATTCGGCGAAAAATTTATACGGCAAAAAAGTGAATTTCGAGGAAATTCTAAGATCCGCGATCGCGGGCAGAAAATTAATCCGCTCTCTCGCTTATGTCATCAAAGCTCAAACCAAAGAAGAACAAGCTTTTTTCGATGCCTTGTCAAAACAAGGGTTTGAAGTAACCATGAAAGATCTGCAGGTCTTCCCGGGCGGAATGAAAAAAGGGGATTGGGACGTGGGCATTGCCGTGGATACCATTAAACTGGCTGATAAACTGGATGTGGTAGTGCTGGTGACAGGTGACGGGGATTTCCGGCCGCTGGTGACTTATTTACAGGAAAACAAAGGCTGTCTGGTGGAAATAATCGCTTTCGGAGAAACAACCTCCAACAAACTGGTGGAGGTCTCCGATGATTTCACGGATTTGAGCAAGAACAAACCCAGATATTTATTAAGAAAATAA
- the xerA gene encoding site-specific tyrosine recombinase/integron integrase, with the protein MSNKTEIEKLIQEFLEDLEVTYNRSLRTVNNYHFYLSRFAGYLSGKNIKVPGGITLDDVRQYRLWLNRLQSNKKEFLKSNTQNYHLIAVRAWLKYLAKRDIKALAAEKIDLARVPERSVEFLDGSDLERLLEAPLTSKNPGIIKKRDKAILETFFSTGLRVSELANLKIDSINLKKDEFTVRGKGDKPRIVFLSNQSRHWLSEYLKMRKDSNPFLFISHDRAAKGRKTVNDAGLTPRSIQRLVERYSKAAGLTKKVTPHTMRHSYATDLLMNGADIRSVQSMLGHSSITTTQIYTHITNQQLHDVHKAFHGRSRRKKS; encoded by the coding sequence ATGTCAAATAAAACGGAAATAGAAAAACTTATCCAAGAGTTTTTGGAAGATCTCGAAGTCACTTATAATCGTTCGCTTAGAACCGTGAATAATTATCATTTTTATTTATCTCGCTTTGCGGGGTATTTGTCCGGAAAAAACATAAAAGTTCCCGGCGGCATTACCCTGGATGATGTCAGGCAATATCGACTGTGGCTTAATCGTCTTCAAAGCAACAAAAAAGAGTTTTTGAAATCGAATACGCAAAATTATCATTTGATCGCGGTGCGCGCCTGGTTGAAGTATTTGGCAAAAAGAGACATCAAGGCCTTGGCCGCTGAAAAAATAGATTTGGCCAGAGTGCCGGAGCGTTCCGTGGAATTCCTGGACGGCTCGGATTTGGAAAGATTGCTGGAAGCACCTTTGACTTCCAAAAACCCGGGGATTATTAAAAAACGCGACAAAGCCATTTTGGAAACATTTTTCAGCACGGGCTTGCGCGTGTCCGAATTGGCCAATTTGAAAATAGATTCCATTAATTTGAAAAAAGACGAATTCACGGTTCGCGGCAAAGGCGACAAGCCGCGCATAGTTTTTTTATCGAATCAATCTCGCCACTGGCTGTCGGAATATTTGAAAATGAGAAAGGATTCCAATCCTTTTCTTTTTATTTCACATGATCGAGCGGCCAAGGGACGAAAAACCGTGAACGACGCCGGTTTGACGCCGAGAAGCATCCAGCGATTGGTGGAGCGTTATTCGAAAGCCGCGGGGTTGACCAAAAAAGTCACTCCGCATACCATGCGGCACAGCTATGCCACGGATTTATTGATGAATGGGGCCGATATTAGAAGCGTTCAATCCATGCTGGGGCATTCTTCCATCACCACTACGCAGATTTACACGCACATTACCAATCAGCAGTTGCATGACGTGCATAAGGCGTTTCATGGCAGGAGTCGTCGGAAGAAGTCATGA
- a CDS encoding glycosyltransferase family 4 protein: MKILYLITQSTWGGAQRYVYDLAVGMNKEFEVAVACGGDGGLIKELARKKIKVIPLKYLKRDILFLSDIRSYFEIKKLIKEERPDILHVNSSKAGFLGGLAARSFPKTKVVYTVHGSVFTAAFNIFYRWLFKIIEKTTSKHKDSIILVSNHDRSLWLENKICESEKLFVIHNGIDVALEELFLPKERALAALLPAEKEINLKIIGCIANFYAEKNLLSFLSVFKEVSKEVSKCRLILIGDGPLRREIKKYVRENDLSEKVILPGFIKNAWLYLKAFDLFVLPSKKEGFPYTILEALLAKVPVVASRVGGIPEIIGDESTGLLFDSADSRQLAEKMLILLKDEVFVAQLVGNGIKKVKESFNLTGFLDQTKKIYLSSLLAASDEEK; encoded by the coding sequence ATGAAAATACTATACTTAATAACTCAATCAACTTGGGGCGGCGCGCAACGTTATGTTTATGATTTGGCTGTCGGTATGAATAAAGAATTTGAGGTGGCTGTCGCCTGCGGCGGTGATGGCGGGCTGATCAAAGAACTGGCAAGAAAAAAAATAAAAGTGATTCCGTTGAAATATCTGAAAAGAGATATTTTATTTTTGTCAGACATCAGATCCTATTTTGAAATAAAAAAATTGATTAAAGAGGAACGGCCGGATATTTTGCACGTCAACAGCAGCAAGGCCGGGTTTTTGGGAGGTTTGGCCGCTCGATCTTTCCCCAAAACAAAAGTGGTTTACACTGTGCACGGCTCGGTTTTTACCGCGGCATTCAATATTTTTTATCGTTGGTTATTTAAAATAATCGAGAAAACGACTTCAAAACACAAGGATTCCATTATTTTGGTCTCCAACCATGACCGTTCGCTGTGGCTCGAAAACAAAATTTGCGAATCCGAAAAATTATTTGTGATACATAATGGCATTGACGTCGCGCTTGAAGAATTATTTTTGCCCAAAGAGCGGGCGCTGGCCGCGCTGTTGCCGGCTGAAAAGGAGATTAATCTTAAAATTATAGGTTGCATTGCCAATTTTTATGCTGAAAAAAACCTGCTCTCGTTTTTATCGGTTTTCAAGGAGGTTTCAAAAGAGGTTTCGAAATGTCGGTTGATTTTAATAGGCGACGGTCCGCTTCGTCGGGAAATAAAAAAATACGTTCGCGAGAATGATTTATCTGAAAAAGTAATTTTACCCGGATTTATAAAAAACGCTTGGCTGTATTTAAAGGCTTTTGATTTGTTTGTCTTGCCGTCAAAAAAAGAAGGCTTCCCATACACGATTTTGGAAGCCTTGTTGGCAAAGGTGCCGGTGGTGGCCAGCAGGGTCGGAGGAATCCCTGAAATCATCGGCGACGAAAGCACCGGCCTGCTTTTTGACAGCGCCGACTCGCGGCAGTTGGCGGAAAAGATGCTAATATTATTGAAAGACGAAGTTTTTGTCGCGCAGTTGGTGGGAAATGGCATTAAGAAGGTCAAAGAATCATTTAACCTCACTGGCTTTTTGGATCAAACGAAAAAGATTTATCTGTCTTCATTGTTAGCGGCGTCCGATGAGGAGAAGTAG
- a CDS encoding O-antigen ligase family protein, whose amino-acid sequence MSKIKSPNPWQIILDSLLIGILIIVPLIYSSKLYNSFRLLKTTTFIALVCLVLIAAAIVFAEKKYLLWKNYKWPLILLGGFLLVKIIACIFSANPFTSFWGNYSKLEGVFTWLFYILYFFILCFNAIKSNKRNIYLFTIIAATFIQCVVGLLQYAGKIGSSWSASVNLRPIGTLGNTIHLSALMMFTIPLSLWGVFKFKNILLKMFSLATLVLQLFTLLFTNSRSSWAAMFISCLAIGLLYFIKISRNKKKLTIFLLSAIVLVGSFVYLAIYHPDATGNPYVKRALSVFNTEDLSNKQRLYFWQGSWDAFLARPLTGWGDDNLSLAFDRNYPPKLTDLPETKIDRAHNVFLDILVANGIFALLFLVAFLSYIFYLSCKLFSSESKEKAWLGAIGMYTVIGFIAQYFFMYPVISTYILIFFIFSQVVSAALVKNSLSEVEEKKLSTSKKLLLAGAPLIIFLLVLILVLIPRIRANMAFTRAQKTENGLFYREEAHRLWPSAQFTSSLVAADIRNTIRFAKENLEVAQNSLNSAYTLLHDDLKKHPDNYLSYISLGSIHNLFGEFGKADFYFGKAIELAPTRHELYWAWAENVLGRLKSGQDETYKDQIIKIMKKATEIDPNVALPYYKLSLVYDRLGMPQEADEYYRLAMEKGLLPRYIVKPVGDATSEANDYFSSSDAANNEDR is encoded by the coding sequence ATGAGCAAAATTAAAAGCCCCAATCCTTGGCAAATCATTTTGGACAGTTTACTAATCGGCATTTTAATAATCGTGCCGCTGATTTACAGCTCGAAACTCTATAACAGCTTCAGATTGCTGAAAACCACGACTTTCATCGCCTTGGTTTGTTTGGTGCTGATTGCCGCGGCGATTGTTTTCGCGGAAAAGAAATATCTCCTTTGGAAAAATTACAAATGGCCGCTTATTTTGCTCGGCGGATTTTTGTTGGTCAAAATAATCGCTTGTATTTTCAGCGCCAACCCCTTTACCAGCTTCTGGGGCAACTATTCCAAATTGGAAGGCGTTTTCACTTGGCTTTTCTATATTTTGTATTTTTTTATACTATGTTTCAACGCCATTAAAAGCAATAAACGCAACATCTATTTATTCACGATAATTGCCGCAACTTTTATTCAATGCGTCGTCGGACTGTTGCAATATGCCGGCAAAATCGGCTCGAGCTGGAGCGCCTCGGTCAATTTGCGGCCCATCGGCACCTTGGGCAACACCATTCACCTCAGCGCCTTAATGATGTTTACCATTCCGCTGAGTCTGTGGGGCGTTTTCAAATTCAAAAACATCTTGCTTAAAATGTTTTCACTGGCCACCTTGGTTTTGCAACTGTTCACTTTGCTTTTCACCAATTCGCGAAGCTCCTGGGCGGCCATGTTCATTTCTTGTCTGGCAATCGGTTTGCTTTATTTTATAAAAATCAGCCGCAATAAAAAAAAGCTGACGATTTTTTTGCTGTCAGCCATTGTGCTTGTCGGATCATTCGTATATTTGGCGATTTATCATCCGGACGCGACAGGCAACCCTTATGTCAAAAGAGCCTTAAGCGTTTTCAATACCGAGGATTTGTCCAACAAACAACGGCTGTACTTTTGGCAAGGCTCCTGGGACGCGTTTTTGGCCCGACCGCTGACAGGCTGGGGAGACGATAACTTGTCACTGGCTTTTGATCGGAATTATCCTCCGAAACTGACGGATTTGCCTGAAACGAAGATAGATCGAGCTCACAATGTGTTTTTGGATATTTTGGTCGCGAACGGCATTTTCGCCCTGCTTTTCTTGGTCGCGTTTTTGTCTTATATTTTCTATTTATCGTGTAAACTGTTTTCAAGCGAAAGCAAAGAAAAAGCATGGCTGGGCGCCATCGGCATGTATACGGTCATCGGTTTTATCGCTCAATATTTTTTCATGTACCCGGTTATTTCGACTTATATCCTTATTTTCTTCATCTTCAGCCAAGTGGTGTCCGCGGCTCTCGTCAAAAATTCCTTGAGCGAGGTGGAAGAAAAAAAATTGTCGACTTCAAAAAAATTGCTTTTGGCCGGCGCGCCGCTGATTATTTTTCTTTTGGTTTTGATACTGGTTCTCATTCCGAGAATCAGAGCGAATATGGCCTTTACTCGGGCGCAAAAAACGGAAAACGGTCTTTTTTACAGAGAGGAGGCGCATCGACTCTGGCCGTCAGCGCAATTCACCTCCAGTTTGGTGGCCGCGGATATTAGAAATACCATTCGTTTCGCGAAAGAAAATCTGGAAGTGGCTCAAAATTCGTTGAATTCGGCTTACACTTTGTTGCATGATGACTTGAAAAAACATCCCGACAATTATCTCAGTTACATCAGTTTGGGCAGTATTCATAATCTCTTCGGAGAATTCGGCAAAGCGGATTTTTATTTCGGCAAGGCGATAGAACTCGCGCCGACGCGCCATGAACTGTACTGGGCATGGGCGGAAAACGTTCTCGGCAGATTAAAATCCGGACAAGATGAAACCTACAAGGATCAAATAATTAAAATAATGAAAAAAGCGACGGAAATAGATCCCAATGTCGCTTTGCCATATTATAAATTGTCTTTGGTCTATGATCGTCTGGGCATGCCACAAGAAGCTGATGAATATTATCGATTGGCCATGGAAAAGGGCTTATTGCCCCGATATATCGTTAAGCCCGTCGGAGACGCGACAAGCGAGGCGAACGACTACTTCTCCTCATCGGACGCCGCTAACAATGAAGACAGATAA